In a single window of the Paenibacillus sp. MMS20-IR301 genome:
- a CDS encoding DNA alkylation repair protein, with translation MNAEMVMQELEALGKERTRKMYISNGAQEPLFGAATGAMKPIFKKTGINQPLAEELYATGNYDAMYFAGIIADPNAMTEADYDRWMDAAYFYMLSDFVVAVTLAEADIAQQVADKWIAGGEELRMSAGWSCYCWLLGNRPDHAFAEDKIAGMLKQVREGIHSAPERTRYAMNTFLYTVAVSYVPLHEAALETARGVGPVEVGKDKPKSKFINAYENIQKAVAKGQIGFKRKHVRC, from the coding sequence ATGAATGCAGAAATGGTCATGCAGGAGCTTGAAGCGCTCGGCAAGGAACGTACCAGGAAGATGTATATCTCAAACGGCGCACAGGAGCCGCTGTTCGGTGCAGCTACCGGAGCTATGAAACCGATTTTCAAGAAGACCGGAATTAATCAGCCGCTGGCCGAAGAGCTGTATGCCACGGGGAATTATGATGCGATGTATTTCGCTGGCATCATTGCCGATCCGAATGCCATGACTGAGGCGGATTATGACCGGTGGATGGATGCGGCTTATTTCTATATGCTGTCCGACTTCGTAGTGGCGGTAACGCTGGCGGAGGCGGATATTGCCCAGCAGGTGGCGGACAAATGGATTGCGGGCGGGGAGGAGCTGAGGATGTCGGCAGGCTGGAGCTGTTACTGCTGGCTGCTGGGCAACCGGCCGGATCACGCATTCGCGGAAGATAAAATCGCCGGTATGCTGAAGCAGGTCCGCGAGGGTATTCACAGTGCACCGGAACGGACCCGCTATGCAATGAATACCTTCCTGTATACTGTGGCTGTCAGTTATGTCCCGCTGCATGAAGCTGCCCTGGAAACCGCGCGTGGGGTCGGGCCGGTCGAGGTAGGGAAGGACAAGCCCAAGAGCAAATTCATTAACGCATACGAGAACATTCAGAAGGCCGTCGCCAAAGGCCAGATCGGCTTTAAACGTAAGCATGTAAGATGTTAA
- a CDS encoding ABC transporter ATP-binding protein: MSQVMITTRKLSKTFSSGGLQQHVLKNLDLDIVSGDFTIIMGASGAGKSTLLYALSGMDKPTLGTISFGDQEIAKLSNDKLAVFRRQNCGFVFQQMFLLDNMSIMDNILAAGLLISNDRRSITARARELFTQVGLTESIWRKFPAQLSGGEVQRAAIVRALINKPKVVFADEPTGALNSAAGTAALDVLTGINNKGQSIIMVTHDLKSARRGNRILYMRDGVIHGDCNLGKYKSGDPERHARLHAFLSEMGW; this comes from the coding sequence ATGAGTCAGGTAATGATTACAACCCGGAAGCTCAGCAAGACGTTCTCCAGCGGGGGATTACAGCAGCATGTGCTGAAGAATCTTGATCTGGATATCGTATCCGGTGATTTCACCATTATTATGGGGGCATCCGGTGCGGGAAAGTCTACACTGCTGTATGCCCTCTCAGGTATGGATAAGCCGACACTCGGCACCATTTCGTTCGGGGACCAGGAAATTGCGAAGCTCAGTAACGACAAGCTGGCGGTCTTCCGCAGGCAGAACTGCGGCTTTGTGTTTCAGCAGATGTTCCTGCTCGATAATATGAGCATCATGGACAATATTCTTGCTGCGGGGCTGCTTATCAGCAATGACCGGCGGAGTATCACCGCAAGAGCCAGAGAGCTGTTCACACAGGTCGGGCTAACCGAGAGCATCTGGCGCAAATTCCCCGCCCAGCTGTCCGGGGGAGAGGTTCAGCGTGCCGCCATTGTCAGAGCCTTGATTAACAAGCCCAAGGTTGTGTTTGCCGATGAGCCGACAGGAGCGCTTAATTCCGCAGCAGGAACGGCGGCGCTGGATGTATTAACCGGGATTAACAACAAGGGACAGAGCATTATTATGGTCACTCATGATCTGAAATCGGCGCGCCGGGGCAACCGGATTCTGTACATGCGGGACGGTGTGATTCACGGTGACTGTAACTTGGGCAAGTACAAGAGCGGTGACCCGGAGCGCCATGCACGGCTCCATGCCTTCCTCAGTGAAATGGGGTGGTAG
- a CDS encoding rhamnogalacturonan acetylesterase, producing MAYYYDFGAGSTAMAGYTKITAEDLYHPERGYGFADCTNVSALRRNGEPLTGDFCIPFGAIFLTDVQDGNYIITLITGDQYAPTHTTVKSNGERHVLPDIHTVAGQYAREMFAVNVRGGQLKLSFGGLAPRVNALEIVPSKEQITLFLAGDSTVTDASESGFPFSGWGQVLQRFFKHDVAVANHAQGGRSTKSFIAEGRLEAIIEELKEGDYLFIQFGHNDQKNDEARHTDPSTTYLEHLRKYIEAARSRQAVPVLVTSVHRRYFDASGKLKDSHGAYLDAVGQLAEVEGVQLIDLAAKSKKLFEEEGPEGTKSIFLWGEPGEWINYSSGIRDNTHFQERGGLRIAELIVEGIRENDLQTLIMYLR from the coding sequence ATGGCGTATTATTATGATTTTGGGGCTGGCAGTACGGCAATGGCAGGGTATACGAAAATAACTGCTGAGGACTTATACCATCCGGAACGCGGGTACGGCTTCGCGGACTGTACTAATGTTTCTGCACTTAGAAGAAACGGGGAACCGCTGACCGGGGATTTCTGTATTCCGTTCGGGGCCATCTTCCTTACTGATGTACAGGACGGGAATTATATTATTACCCTGATTACAGGAGATCAATATGCACCAACCCATACTACGGTAAAATCAAACGGAGAACGTCATGTGCTGCCGGACATCCATACCGTAGCAGGCCAATACGCCCGGGAGATGTTTGCAGTGAATGTGCGGGGAGGACAGCTGAAGCTCAGCTTCGGGGGACTGGCACCGCGAGTGAATGCACTTGAGATTGTTCCTTCTAAGGAACAAATCACTTTGTTTCTGGCCGGGGATTCGACGGTAACGGACGCCAGCGAGAGCGGCTTCCCGTTCTCCGGCTGGGGACAGGTGCTGCAGCGTTTCTTCAAGCATGATGTAGCAGTAGCCAATCATGCGCAGGGCGGAAGGAGCACGAAGAGCTTTATTGCCGAGGGACGCCTTGAGGCCATTATAGAAGAGCTAAAAGAGGGCGATTACCTGTTCATCCAGTTCGGCCATAACGACCAGAAGAACGATGAGGCCCGTCATACCGACCCGTCGACAACCTACCTGGAGCATCTGCGCAAATATATTGAAGCGGCCCGTTCGAGACAGGCGGTGCCTGTACTCGTCACCTCTGTGCACCGCCGTTACTTCGATGCCTCCGGGAAGCTGAAGGATTCGCATGGGGCTTATCTGGATGCTGTAGGGCAACTGGCTGAAGTAGAAGGAGTACAGTTAATCGATCTCGCTGCGAAGAGCAAGAAGCTGTTCGAGGAGGAAGGTCCGGAGGGCACGAAGTCGATCTTCCTCTGGGGCGAGCCTGGAGAGTGGATAAATTATTCAAGCGGTATACGGGACAATACGCATTTCCAGGAGCGCGGCGGGCTGAGAATTGCTGAGCTGATTGTGGAGGGTATCCGGGAAAATGATTTGCAGACGCTAATTATGTATTTGCGTTAA
- a CDS encoding response regulator, translating to MKLLIVEDESRTRNLLRHYVPWEEIGISGVETAKNGQLAMDAAKVQRPDVILCDVRMPKMNGIEFAQAYRREDPLCKIIFLSAFSDKEYLKSAIHLKALSYIEKPINLEEVRRTVAEAVQQRSEELEQIRSHGLLQADPDRSLLVLRQELVRRLITDPSSGHTLTAMQHRETFLLPPAGPYTVAAASLIWTPPDHPENPALVQEYMLLELSRQPFFRSLGILSGFDATHHLVLLFHGSYGPSYKEGREVIEALQAELRAAAGPAIRLQLGIGGTAGGPEDIPRVYREAVLAVNSQFYTNGKAPVFAGSVTPGGVLDTDWNVVQSIRDGLRRGEHESVRVLIRSWTSRARAANDLDLVRVKDTYFQMLMAVMGTAVQLGFAEHPLNVERRYIWKELDRIHRLDLLEDYLLSAVDSLETTTDLSEGGTAKIRDILRFTHAHFHEKGFGIHAIAEHVKLSETYLCSYFKKQRGQTIKEFITDTRLSCAKELLRDQEMKLFEVASRLGFADANYFTTFFKRYSGMTPTEFREKQV from the coding sequence ATGAAGCTGCTGATTGTGGAAGATGAGAGCCGGACCCGGAATCTGCTGCGGCATTATGTACCGTGGGAGGAAATCGGGATTTCCGGGGTGGAGACAGCGAAGAACGGCCAGCTTGCCATGGATGCAGCCAAAGTGCAGCGGCCTGATGTTATTTTATGTGATGTACGCATGCCCAAGATGAACGGAATCGAGTTCGCGCAGGCCTACCGCCGGGAAGATCCTTTATGCAAAATTATATTTTTGAGCGCATTCTCCGACAAGGAGTACCTGAAATCAGCGATTCATTTGAAAGCGTTATCCTATATTGAGAAGCCGATCAATCTGGAGGAGGTGCGGCGGACGGTGGCGGAGGCCGTGCAGCAGCGGAGCGAGGAGCTGGAGCAAATCCGGTCCCACGGGCTGCTGCAGGCAGACCCGGACCGGAGCCTGCTTGTGCTCAGGCAGGAACTGGTCCGCAGGCTGATTACGGATCCCTCCTCCGGGCATACGCTGACTGCCATGCAGCACCGGGAGACCTTCCTGCTTCCGCCTGCAGGACCTTACACCGTTGCGGCAGCCTCTCTGATCTGGACGCCGCCGGATCACCCGGAGAATCCGGCGCTGGTGCAGGAGTATATGCTGCTTGAGCTGAGCCGGCAGCCCTTCTTCCGTTCGCTGGGGATTCTCAGCGGCTTTGATGCCACCCACCATCTCGTGCTTCTGTTTCACGGAAGCTACGGCCCATCCTATAAGGAAGGCCGGGAGGTAATCGAAGCGCTGCAGGCTGAGCTGAGAGCCGCAGCCGGACCGGCAATCCGGCTGCAGCTGGGAATAGGCGGAACTGCCGGTGGGCCTGAAGACATTCCGCGGGTCTACCGGGAAGCGGTTCTGGCGGTGAATTCGCAGTTCTATACGAACGGCAAGGCACCTGTGTTCGCCGGTTCCGTCACGCCGGGCGGAGTGCTGGATACGGACTGGAATGTTGTGCAGAGCATCCGTGACGGCCTGCGCAGAGGGGAGCATGAGTCCGTCAGGGTGCTGATCCGCAGCTGGACTTCCCGGGCCAGAGCAGCGAATGACCTGGACCTGGTCCGGGTGAAGGATACGTACTTCCAGATGCTGATGGCCGTGATGGGAACGGCTGTCCAGTTAGGCTTTGCCGAGCATCCGCTGAATGTGGAGCGGCGCTACATCTGGAAGGAGCTTGACCGCATCCACCGGCTTGATTTGCTGGAGGATTATCTGCTGTCCGCAGTGGATTCGCTTGAGACCACTACGGACTTAAGCGAGGGCGGCACTGCCAAAATCCGGGACATCCTCCGGTTCACCCATGCTCATTTTCACGAAAAGGGCTTCGGGATTCACGCCATCGCAGAGCATGTGAAGCTGAGTGAGACCTATTTATGCTCCTACTTCAAGAAGCAGCGCGGGCAGACCATCAAGGAGTTCATTACCGACACCCGGCTGAGCTGTGCGAAGGAGCTGCTGCGCGATCAGGAGATGAAGCTGTTCGAGGTGGCGTCCCGGCTCGGTTTTGCCGATGCGAACTATTTCACGACCTTCTTCAAACGGTACTCCGGAATGACACCCACCGAATTCAGGGAGAAGCAGGTTTGA
- a CDS encoding HAMP domain-containing sensor histidine kinase → MMRIKRVTAVFVALLIIGVSAVLYSFYSDREPGLDLVAVNDITETLAEHWGSREHPELPGLQYGLDYVVLDLNGGLAGATRRGLNETVDAAVRNRDTIVDISQDGTRLGQLIIYNHTDEKWNLYKDKLFAYIGVILVCIALFCMIYAEYIDRAIFRPFRKLQAFARHVAEGKLDMPLEMDRGNGFGAFAESFDLMREELAKARENERAANQSKKELVASLSHDIKTPLASIKAVTEVMLVKAAAAADKRQLEVINAKADQINTLITNMFSATLEELQELSVTVTEQPSGVLADMIRQADYNSLAVIAPVPECLIAADIQRIIQVIDNVISNAYKYAGTSISVSSSLEGAFLEIAFRDYGQGVDPGELPLLCNKFYRAGNAAGKSGTGLGLYICQYLMARMSGSLSCSNVEGGFMVRLQLPVV, encoded by the coding sequence ATGATGAGAATTAAGCGGGTAACCGCTGTATTTGTGGCCCTGCTGATCATCGGTGTCAGTGCTGTTCTCTATTCGTTCTACAGCGACAGGGAGCCGGGACTTGATCTGGTGGCGGTGAATGATATAACAGAGACCCTTGCCGAGCATTGGGGAAGCCGGGAACATCCGGAACTGCCGGGACTGCAGTATGGGCTGGACTATGTGGTACTGGATCTGAACGGAGGTCTGGCCGGGGCCACAAGACGCGGGCTGAATGAGACAGTTGATGCAGCAGTCCGTAACCGGGATACGATTGTGGATATCAGCCAGGACGGAACCCGGCTGGGGCAGCTGATTATTTATAACCATACGGATGAAAAGTGGAATCTTTACAAGGACAAGCTGTTCGCGTATATCGGTGTCATCCTGGTCTGTATTGCTTTGTTCTGCATGATTTATGCGGAGTATATCGACAGGGCGATCTTCCGCCCGTTCCGCAAGCTGCAGGCGTTCGCCCGGCATGTGGCGGAGGGCAAGCTGGATATGCCGCTCGAAATGGACAGAGGCAACGGCTTCGGGGCATTCGCAGAGAGCTTTGATCTGATGAGGGAAGAGCTGGCGAAAGCCCGCGAGAATGAACGGGCAGCGAATCAGAGCAAGAAGGAATTGGTCGCTTCGCTCAGCCATGATATCAAGACCCCGCTCGCATCGATCAAGGCGGTCACGGAAGTGATGCTTGTGAAAGCTGCGGCAGCAGCGGATAAGCGGCAGCTGGAGGTCATTAACGCCAAGGCTGATCAGATCAACACGCTGATTACCAATATGTTCAGTGCAACGCTGGAAGAGCTGCAGGAGTTAAGCGTCACCGTCACTGAGCAGCCGAGCGGAGTACTGGCGGATATGATCCGGCAGGCCGATTACAACAGCCTGGCTGTTATCGCGCCTGTTCCTGAATGTCTGATTGCGGCAGATATTCAGCGGATTATACAGGTCATTGATAATGTGATAAGCAATGCCTATAAGTATGCCGGAACCTCAATCAGTGTATCCTCGAGCCTTGAGGGGGCTTTTCTGGAGATTGCGTTCAGGGATTATGGACAAGGGGTTGATCCCGGGGAGCTTCCGCTGCTCTGCAATAAATTCTACCGGGCGGGCAATGCGGCAGGCAAAAGCGGTACCGGACTCGGCCTGTATATCTGTCAATATCTGATGGCCCGGATGTCCGGAAGCTTAAGCTGCAGCAATGTGGAAGGCGGCTTCATGGTGAGGCTGCAATTGCCTGTCGTCTAA
- a CDS encoding response regulator transcription factor: MAKYDCLIVDDEEALSRSTCEYLNMFGVNTCWAADEEACFAFFDRHEADLLLLDINLGQGSSGFEICRRLRAETNIPILFISARTSDDDVLLALNVGGDDYIQKPYALSIILAKVKTVLKRYRGDADAASFGCFRLDRVTEKLTNNGQEIKLKAMEYKLLSYLLQNRNRPLSKEELFTNVWNDAITGDGTLNVHIRRLREKIEASPNEPQFIKTLWGTGYIFEAE; this comes from the coding sequence ATGGCGAAGTATGACTGCCTGATCGTTGATGATGAAGAGGCGCTGTCGAGAAGTACCTGCGAGTACTTGAATATGTTTGGGGTGAACACCTGCTGGGCGGCAGATGAGGAGGCCTGTTTTGCTTTTTTTGACCGGCATGAAGCTGATTTGCTTCTGCTTGATATTAACCTCGGACAAGGCTCCTCGGGATTCGAGATCTGCCGGAGACTGCGGGCTGAGACGAACATTCCGATCCTGTTCATCAGTGCGCGGACCAGTGATGATGATGTGCTGCTGGCCCTGAATGTCGGCGGGGATGATTATATCCAGAAGCCGTATGCGCTCAGTATTATTTTGGCCAAAGTAAAAACAGTGCTGAAGCGCTACCGCGGTGATGCTGATGCGGCAAGCTTCGGGTGCTTCAGGCTGGACCGGGTTACGGAGAAGCTGACGAATAACGGACAGGAGATTAAGTTGAAGGCAATGGAATACAAGCTGCTCTCCTATCTGCTGCAGAACAGGAACCGCCCGCTCTCCAAGGAGGAATTATTTACGAATGTCTGGAATGACGCCATTACCGGCGACGGAACCTTGAATGTACATATCCGCAGGCTGCGCGAGAAGATTGAAGCAAGTCCCAATGAGCCGCAGTTTATCAAGACGCTCTGGGGAACCGGGTATATTTTTGAGGCAGAGTAG
- a CDS encoding ABC transporter permease: MRKLVMLSWANIRKTRGHTVSLFLMFLIASLLLNAGLLVMFNFGSFFEKNIRELNTSDVYYIMQSQYYTSEIEDYLRADTNVVSMQKEDVIWSNVTIPYKGEQTEITVILSDGDQERDSSKWKFVGEHLPPESMSVYLPYVLSLDGGYKLNDLFELTVKDTRFTFKVKGFTEDVLFSSLDTGSLGLYLPHETYGQVTQKLGAEGKAVLVHAGLAEVNKQVEAGIRERIAKGNAGFDPNSVSGFFSMNLDLIKMSRVLMSSILSVMTVAFAAIIAAVCLIVVRFRIGNSIEEDMTKIGSLRSVGYTSRQIITTIVMQYSIIALLGSVAGIALSFSVTPVLSAVFAHQSGLKWVQGFDGGISSSTLGLILLIVVIVAIIASRRIHKLNPIVALRGGIVTHNFRRNFIPLDRSKGRLPVALGLKSMLQNGRQSLMIGVILTAVAFAGTFALMMFYNTVVDIKSFKETPGIEISNAVAVLSADADRTRLVDEISSMNGVRKAQFIDEVKLRSGKNDLTAYVMNDYAAKETNTVYEGRYPRHSNEIVLAGQLAELLHKTTGDRVMLEAGTKQAEYLITGLSQGSNMGGMNASIRLDGLLQLRPEFKPQTLQIYLNSGVNAEVFGDELEHKFGASISATQDMDTMMEQGVSMYTSIISKVGITMMVITILVVILVLYFVINSTVIRKKRELGIQKAIGFTTLQLMNQLSLGLLPPITIGVVIGSVLGLTQTNTIMSAAQRSMGIMKANYIMMTSWVVLFGLALIIVSYLTSLLLTSRIRTISAYALVNE; encoded by the coding sequence TTGCGCAAATTAGTAATGCTCAGCTGGGCCAATATCCGTAAAACCAGAGGACATACGGTCTCACTATTCCTGATGTTCCTCATAGCCTCACTGCTGCTGAATGCTGGCCTGCTGGTGATGTTTAATTTCGGCAGTTTTTTTGAGAAGAATATCCGGGAGCTTAACACATCAGATGTGTATTACATTATGCAAAGCCAGTACTACACTTCAGAGATAGAAGATTACCTGCGGGCCGATACAAACGTTGTCAGCATGCAGAAGGAAGATGTAATCTGGTCTAATGTGACCATCCCTTATAAGGGGGAGCAGACGGAGATTACCGTTATACTCAGTGATGGGGATCAGGAGCGCGACAGCTCGAAATGGAAGTTTGTCGGGGAACATCTGCCTCCGGAATCTATGTCGGTGTATCTGCCTTATGTGCTGAGCCTGGATGGCGGCTACAAGCTTAATGATCTATTTGAATTGACTGTCAAAGATACCCGTTTTACATTTAAGGTCAAAGGTTTTACGGAGGATGTTCTGTTCAGCTCGCTGGATACCGGCAGCTTAGGGCTGTATCTCCCCCATGAGACTTATGGGCAGGTAACGCAGAAGCTGGGTGCTGAAGGCAAGGCGGTGCTGGTTCATGCCGGGCTCGCCGAGGTGAACAAGCAAGTGGAAGCAGGGATAAGAGAAAGAATCGCCAAAGGGAATGCCGGATTCGATCCGAATTCGGTCAGCGGTTTCTTCAGTATGAATCTGGATTTGATTAAAATGTCCCGCGTGCTCATGTCCAGTATTTTATCCGTAATGACAGTAGCCTTTGCTGCAATTATCGCTGCCGTCTGTCTGATCGTGGTCAGATTCAGAATCGGGAACAGTATTGAAGAAGATATGACGAAGATCGGGTCCTTAAGGTCGGTAGGATATACCAGCCGGCAGATTATTACGACAATCGTGATGCAGTATTCAATCATTGCCTTGCTCGGAAGTGTAGCCGGCATAGCGTTGTCCTTTTCAGTTACACCGGTCCTGTCAGCCGTATTTGCCCATCAATCGGGGCTGAAGTGGGTTCAAGGGTTCGATGGCGGCATCAGCAGCAGCACTCTCGGCCTGATCCTCCTCATTGTTGTTATTGTAGCCATCATTGCCTCCAGGCGTATTCATAAGCTTAATCCGATTGTGGCCCTGAGAGGCGGGATCGTTACCCATAACTTCAGAAGAAATTTCATCCCGCTTGACCGCTCTAAAGGCAGGCTCCCCGTCGCGCTGGGGCTCAAGTCCATGCTGCAAAACGGGCGGCAAAGCCTGATGATCGGGGTGATTCTGACTGCTGTAGCTTTTGCAGGGACATTTGCCCTAATGATGTTCTATAACACAGTTGTGGATATCAAGTCATTTAAGGAGACCCCGGGAATTGAGATCTCCAATGCGGTGGCCGTGCTCAGCGCGGATGCGGATCGTACCCGCCTTGTTGACGAGATCAGCAGTATGAACGGTGTCCGGAAAGCCCAGTTTATTGATGAGGTTAAGCTGAGAAGCGGCAAGAATGATCTCACTGCTTACGTAATGAACGATTACGCAGCGAAAGAAACGAATACCGTCTATGAGGGCAGATACCCGCGCCATAGTAATGAAATCGTACTGGCCGGCCAGTTAGCGGAGCTGCTGCACAAGACTACCGGAGACCGTGTAATGCTGGAAGCCGGGACGAAGCAGGCGGAGTATCTGATCACCGGCCTGTCCCAGGGATCAAATATGGGCGGCATGAACGCTTCCATCAGACTGGACGGCCTGCTTCAGCTCCGCCCGGAATTCAAACCGCAGACGCTGCAGATCTATTTGAATTCAGGGGTTAATGCAGAGGTCTTCGGAGATGAATTAGAACATAAATTTGGAGCTTCCATCTCCGCAACTCAGGATATGGATACTATGATGGAGCAGGGCGTCAGCATGTACACATCCATTATCTCTAAAGTGGGTATAACCATGATGGTCATCACTATACTAGTGGTAATACTGGTGCTCTATTTTGTCATTAATTCAACCGTAATCCGTAAAAAGCGGGAGCTGGGCATCCAAAAAGCCATCGGCTTCACCACCCTTCAATTGATGAATCAGCTCTCACTGGGACTGCTGCCGCCTATAACGATAGGTGTTGTGATTGGAAGCGTGCTTGGTCTCACCCAGACCAATACGATCATGTCCGCAGCCCAGCGGTCCATGGGAATTATGAAGGCGAATTATATCATGATGACTTCCTGGGTGGTGTTATTCGGATTGGCCCTGATCATTGTTTCTTATCTCACCTCATTGCTGCTCACCAGCCGCATCCGTACAATATCCGCTTATGCATTGGTGAATGAGTGA
- a CDS encoding serine/threonine-protein kinase, with the protein MQELLEQITGELLAKVLIESVDPQEPVKVRAVPKPWKLLGTGNYAAVFYHPEAADYAVKVYAPGRPGLEEEAEVYRRLGRHPAFSECYYTGAGFLILKRLKGVTFYDSMKKGVLITGQAVQDIDYALEYARSRGLHPHDVHAKNVMIQNGRGLIVDISDFLKEEDCSMWEDYKKAYYHLYRPVASRWMFPVPGMILEAVRKGYRLWRRRKQ; encoded by the coding sequence ATGCAAGAGCTGCTGGAACAGATAACAGGTGAGCTGCTGGCAAAAGTATTGATTGAGAGTGTTGATCCGCAGGAGCCGGTGAAGGTCCGCGCTGTGCCGAAGCCCTGGAAGCTGCTCGGAACCGGGAATTATGCCGCTGTATTCTATCATCCGGAGGCGGCAGATTATGCCGTGAAGGTATACGCTCCGGGCCGGCCGGGCCTTGAGGAGGAAGCGGAGGTGTACCGCCGGCTCGGCCGCCATCCGGCCTTCTCCGAATGCTACTACACTGGAGCGGGCTTCCTGATCCTGAAGCGGCTGAAGGGAGTCACCTTCTATGATTCTATGAAAAAGGGGGTTCTCATCACCGGGCAGGCGGTGCAGGATATCGATTATGCGCTGGAGTATGCCAGAAGCCGGGGGCTGCATCCGCATGATGTCCATGCGAAGAATGTAATGATTCAGAACGGCCGCGGCCTGATCGTAGATATATCCGATTTCCTTAAGGAAGAGGACTGCAGCATGTGGGAGGATTACAAGAAGGCTTACTACCACCTCTACCGTCCGGTCGCCTCCCGCTGGATGTTTCCGGTACCGGGTATGATACTGGAGGCCGTCCGCAAGGGCTACCGGCTGTGGCGGCGGCGGAAGCAGTGA